The following proteins are co-located in the Tiliqua scincoides isolate rTilSci1 chromosome 8, rTilSci1.hap2, whole genome shotgun sequence genome:
- the LOC136658568 gene encoding zona pellucida sperm-binding protein 3-like, with the protein MGFSVCLGCAFLCFVSEVVSYDPWDFSVRNPNVWRPSARTAPPVRQPYGPSLTWSNPWAEVDVSQPRALSDLTPVVVQCGEAQVVVTVNRDLFGTGRLVQAADLSLGSTGCQYTSVDDAKETVLFEAGLHECGSILQMTPDSLIYSITLHYKPNPGSNSLIVRTSPVEVPIECHYPRRDNVSSKAIKPTWVPFSSTISAEERLAFSLHLMNADWSAERSSNTYRLGDVMHIQADVNTENHVALRLFIDNCVATPSLGRDSPLQYALIDHKGCLVDGQSDNSNSAFLSPRPKQNMLQFTVDAFRFAEDPQDLIYITCHLRVTAANQAPDSLNKACSFNKARNVWSPVEGTRDICSCCETRNCESVGSYSQRVNPSWRRPGRLFQRDVPSFYGELCVILKDQIVYSCEEFLNISGNVSSRS; encoded by the exons ATGGGGTTTTCAGTGTGTTTAGGGTGTGCTTTTCTGTGCTTTGTCAGTGAGGTGGTTTCTTATGATCCCTGGGATTTCTCTGTCAGAAACCCAAATGTTTGGAGGCCTTCTGCTAGGACTGCCCCCCCTGTGAGGCAGCCTTATGGCCCTTCCTTGACTTGGTCCAATCCCTGGGCTGAGGTGGATGTCTCCCAGCCAAGGGCATTGTCTGACTTGACTCCTGTTGTTGTGCAGTGTGGAGAGGCTCAGGTAGTAGTGACTGTGAACAGGGACCTGTTTGGGACTGGGAGACTGGTCCAAGCTGCTGACCTGAGTCTGGGCTCTACTGGTTGTCAGTACACCTCTGTTGATGATGCAAAGGAGACTGTCCTCTTTGAAGCTGGACTCCATGAGTGTGGTAGTATTTTGCAG ATGACTCCAGATTCCTTGATCTACAGCATAACTCTCCACTATAAACCCAATCCTGGAAGCAATTCTCTTATTGTTAGGACCAGCCCAGTTGAGGTCCCTATTGAGTGTCATTATCCAAG GAGAGACAATGTGAGCAGCAAGGCCATCAAGCCAACATGGGTTCCCTTCAGCTCTACAATCTCTGCAGAGGAGAGATTGGCCTTCTCCCTGCATCTGATGAATG CTGACTGGAGTGCGGAGAGGTCTTCCAATACGTACCGTCTAGGGGATGTGATGCACATCCAGGCTGATGTGAATACAGAGAACCATGTAGCGCTGAGGCTCTTCATTGACAACTGTGTGGCTACCCCAAGTCTAGGCAGGGATTCACCTCTTCAGTATGCTCTCATTGACCACAAAGG CTGTCTAGTTGATGGGCAATCGGACAACTCCAACTCAGCCTTCCTCTCCCCAAGACCCAAGCAGAACATGTTGCAGTTCACAGTGGATGCCTTCAGGTTTGCAGAAGATCCCCAAGACTTG ATCTACATCACCTGCCATCTTAGAGTCACAGCAGCCAACCAAGCCCCAGATTCTTTGAACAAAGCTTGTTCCTTCAATAAAGCAAGAAATGT ATGGTCTCCAGTTGAAGGCACTAGAGACATCTGCAGCTGTTGTGAGACTAGAAATTGTGAGTCTGTAGGAAGCTATTCTCAAAGAGTGAACCCCTCATGGAGAAGACCAGGCAGGCTCTTCCAGAGAGATGTGCCCTCTTTCTATGGTGAGCTTTGTGTGATTCTAAAAGATCAAATAGTATACAGTTGTGAAGAGTTCTTAAACATCTCTGGCAATGTGAGCAGTCGCTCCTAG